The sequence TTCAAAGTCCATTTACTAAACTCTAACACGTTTAAAACTCGTTCATAATCTGTTCAGAGATAAATATTCCATTCGCTCGTCTAAGACCCCTTTAACCTGATTATTAGTAGCCCAATTAAAGACTCTTACCCAATCAACCATTTATATGTTAGACCATCCCTTGCATAATGAAGACTAAGGGactgtttgataacatttcaataaatatgtttctaccgtttctacaaacgtttgataaaactgttttgtttcacttgttttcaaaaataaaaatggatatttctacttatttatggtttaagaaatgactaaggcgaaacaagttcatcatttctagaaacgactcgtggccattctctCGTATGTTattatcgacttctagaaacatgacttatcaaataccttcaattccgtttctacttctagaaacaaaaatttatgtttccaCCTTTTtcaaaaacatgacttattaaAGTTGTTCGATAAATATCGTTTTTTGAAACGTTTCTCCCATGAAATCAATAAACTACCCATTATCGAGATCAAATAAATATGTAGAAACAAAATACAAGAACAAGACGAAGACGTTAGAAggataactgaaaataaatgcTCGCTGACAATAAACACTACAGAGATAACAGTAAGAACAAGAATGCTCAGAAAGGAATCTACAGAGGAAGAAAGATAAACCCAAAGAACAACCCATGGCCTTCAATTATATCCCTGGATAAAACAAAACTTCCCAATACAAATACAACTTGTAAGCTTCTAATACACCAATAACCTTGCCAATATCTGTAAAGATAATATCCGAAACGGAGagatagggaaaaagaaagaggggtAACCCATCAAGCAATCTGCATGTCAAGCCTCTGCAAATACCGAACATGCTTCGAGAACGaggaaaaactataaaaaaataactgaaacagaacgagaaagaagaaaaagattttgAAGCTaaattgtttttctatttcaggaagaagaagaaaacggcCAAACCAGCTAATAAGAGGAAGGCGAGATAGATGCATTCCAGATAGAGAAACAGATATGGGATGGTAGATGCATTCTAGATCTTACaaatttcataatttaaaataatCGATGCATCTAGAAAAAAGGATAGATTTTCTTGGACGCTGCATCAAAACCGTCTGTTGAAGCAGATCCTAGACATTTCGAAGAGAACTTTGCTAGGATTTCAGAAATATGGGGGAGACCTGAGATCGTACCTTGCAGAGTAGATAATCACTTGTGGATGAAGGAGCCGAACTTTCAACTAGACAGCCTGAGTTTCAGTGATCGATTACTAAGGAAGATCTGGGGTAGAACACCTTTGATTTTGCGACTTTTGTATACTCTTCCAGGGTGAGGTAAAAACCCACTCTTTCACGAGGACGAATCTCTGCAAGAGGACGAATCTCCCGTCCGGATGTACCTCAGTGATCTCGAGGCTGAAGAAGGGCGAATCTTGCTGGAGGTAGCAGGCGAATCTAGCAGAGGAGTAGCAGGGTTCGTCTGTGGAGTTTCAacagggaaaagaaaatgaggaagggCTCTTGTTTTTCATCGGGGAGAGTTGCATTTGTCGCTAGATTTTTTGTTCCGAAAAACCACGAAACGAGTGGAGGCGTTCCTGTTTCTTGGatcataaatttcaatttatgtttctgaaaacaacaGAAATGGAACATGCCTACCAAACCGTATTGACTTGTTTGtccatttctgaaaaaaaaaatcatagaaattcgtttctaaaaacgttatcaaacaatgCCTAAATACTTAAGCGAAATCCTAAAGTTGAAAAACCTCGAACAGACCCGACAATTGATACCCCTAGAACCCACCTCCATGTGAGGCCTTAAGAAGAGGTCGAGGAATCGGATAAGATTAGGAATTGGCCGTTCCAACCCGAATATTCCATGCTGTGCTGGCTTGtcgctttcttcttcctctcttcatcCTCTGCGAGCTGCGGCTAGGTATATAGCCCAAACCCCAAGTTCCCAACTCAGTGTATCCTTTTATCACAGATCTCTtaagtctcttttttttctctggttTATACTCAGACAGAGTCCTATATATACACCTCCTTCATGTATTCATCTGAGAAAAGTGATGACCAGAAATCCACCCCAGCTTCTTCTGCCACTACTGCTCCGGCCACCGGCACTCCTGTGAGTTCAGCACCAGCTCCTTGGTCGTCCGGCCTCTGCGACTGCTTTACCGATCTTAAGAGCTGTAAGTCTAATAAATCTcaattttttcacttttctaTAACCTCCCCATCTGAAGGTTTAATTGATTGCACTTGTACTGTTTACACATACAGGTTGTTTAACATTTTGGTGTCCATGCGTTGCTTTCGGCCAGATCTCCGAGATCGTCGATGAAGGATCCTCTTCCTGTGTATTAAATGGAGCAATCTATGCACTGATCTTGTACTGTACTGGTGGATGTCAATTCTGGTACTCCTGTTGCTACCGATCCAAGATGAGGGGGCTATATAACCTGGAAGAGGGTCCCTGTGGGGATTGCTTAGTTCACTTTTGCTGTGAGCCATGTGCCATCTGCCAAGAGTATAGAGAGCTGGAGAGCCGTGGATTCGATGTGTGCATTGGTTagtttttgtcttcttcttcttcatctctattTGAAGAAGATTGATTTCTTGGTTCTGAATTCTAATGGTTGAATTTTGTTTGTTGCAGGATGGCATGCTAATATCGCAAAGAAGAACCGTGAACTAGCTATGCCTCCTGTTGTGCAAGAAGGCATGACTCGATAGACTGAACTGAAGAAGATTCTCTAGTTATACTGTGTGTTAGTAGGCCTTCGGTTCTAAAAGATTATTCTGTTATGTAAGATGAGTGTGAAGAAATTTTACTTCAAAGTGTGTACTATATAATGTACGAAGCAGGTAATGTGAGGTGACCTTAAGAATGTTGTTTGTTATTAATTAAAGTTGGTATTTATCCATGTAATTATGGGAGGTGATGTTGCCTATAATAGCAAAACAAATCTGAGTGgtctatttttatattatttcttaGGTTGTGTTATATATTACAATCTAACCCTTTGGTAAGAAATTTAGTTAAAgttattgatttttttccccctatttCCAGCAGTGAAtgagatttgatttatttatctttGTAAATTTATTCTCTACTATGCCCTTGACTGTAGTTTTAAGAGGGTAGTTGATGTCTTGTAATGTTTGGATAGAAACTGATTCAATTGTAGTAGTGACTTCTATTCGTGGAAAATTTGTTCTCCGGTATGCATTGCAAGACTGGTTTTCACTCCAGCCTTTGAATGCAACAACATAGAAAATTTCACActaatttagggaaaaaaattcaGTAGCGGACTTCCTCGTTAAGAATGCAGTAAAATCAGGAATCTTTAACATAGATGTTACCTTTCCTTCATTTATTAATGATAAGATTGCGTATATTGGGCGATTAGGCCAAGATTTCGCTTTATCTAGTGTTTTTAGAACTCactattgatggcaatgccgatgGTGGGGAATTTTgaattacaaatttttttatatttcagcTTTAATTCTTCAGTTCATTCTTTAATAAAACTTCAGAACTTCTAGTGAAAAACAAATTCTCCTATATTTTTAATCTAAACCATTTGCTTTTATTCAGAGTTGAAAGAGTGCCCAATAATGTCtagagtatcagtacatatGCATGGACATATATGAAATGGtttctaagaaaataaaaaataaattgaagacATACACAACGTGTGTGCCAATACGAAAGGGCATATTTAATTGAACTAaagtctgaaatttgacatgtggctaatcTAGATCATCTCCTCTCTATTCAATGGTTGGAATGAATATATAATTTCATCTTTGGAACCCCTTTCATTATAACAAAACACACTTATAGTTATGGATATTTAATTGCAGTTTAAAAAGATCATAGTTATAAATGTCCTATGATTGAGATTTTTTCATGTGCAGTAATATGGGATACTTATTGCTTGATCAATAGCGCTTCTATATTTTTATCAATAATTTTTTGGGAAAGTGTCTTTGAACTTGCAAAATGATCGATCCACccccatgaaaagaaaaatgactaTTCTAAAGATGTACCTCGATCATGTGCTCTTATTGACCGTTGCACACATGCATGAACGACAATCCCCCACAGAAAGAATTTGGCTATTTAAATTGAAATAGATTCATTGATTGGCTGGTTTTGACTTGCAGGATGGGAAGGTAACATGGAAAGGAGGAATCGTGGAATAGCGATGCCTCCTAGTCAACAAGGCATGACTCAATAGAATGAATTATTGAAGATTATTAACAACAATTGCTTAGCACAGTTGGTGAATTGTAGTGTGCAAAAATCTCAtgttcaccaggaggtctcaagttcgagtctcttggctgttacctacttctctccctacctatcaaaaaaaaaaatttattgaagaTTATTTGGTTATATGGAGGCCTTTGGCTCTGAAAGATTATTCTCTTGCAAGAGAAgactgtgatttttttttttttttNNNNNNNNNNNNNNNNNNNNttttttttttttttttttttttttgcttcaaaaTATGTATTATCTATGTATAAGATGTGATTTGAATAATTTGTGATTGTCTATAATTAAGTTGAACTTCATTTTATCATGACTGTAATCTGCTACTCCATTATTTGCTGGGTATGTTGCTCAGAATTAGGGGCGTCAATATCAGTAATGCCCTGCTGGTTTAGGTTCGGCCTAATCAAATTTCCCTACTTTAATACTTTGCATTATCATCGGTCCACATAAGTAATCAGGCCTCATTGACTAAGCATGGGGTCTAGTTTTAAATGATCGTTGGGTATCAGTCTTTAATCGGACTACCAATAATCGGTATAAATGGATCTTAAAGGACTAATAAGGCATTTATCTCTAAACAAACTCTACTCAAGCTAAAAATGACTTTAAACATATCGGGCTGAGTAAACAGGCTCTAAATGGACTGTATTTATGTTAGGTTGCTCAGACTATCAAACAATCAGGCACCCGACGGGTTGCAACCTTGCATGGGGACAAGGCATGTTTAATAAATGGGTTGGGCTTGTACACTTCAAGTCTATTAAATGGGTCTGGCCACTATCAGACTTGATTAGAATCAGCAGGCCTGGAATTGATACCCTTAGTTCAGATGAAGAATTTTagtaaaaagaaataaaaaaaatttaatgcacTCCTTAATTTGTGTTGCCCTTTGCCCAAATgaattaatattttttgttaGGTCAAATTCAGTTAATTAATATTACTACCATGTTATTCAGTTATTGGATGTTTTAATGATTGAAAAATTGATTCGAAAGCTGTGTTTACCATTATGAtgtaaatcaaataattaaacTATTAAAATATAATGGTTGGAATGGATACTTTAATTTGAATACTAGAGGATTTTTTGATAGTATGATTTTAGTTCAAGTCTTACCATCATGATTGTGATTATTTAAAACTCTAATTGAATAGCCATGATTCAAAATcgatatttaaaaatatttataaaatatatattttatggtcGAATCCCATGTGTTCaagtgaaatattttcttttatatatatatatattgatggtGTAATCTTAAATCAAATTATTCTTATATGTAAATAACTataatccaaatcaaataataaaaatacatataaaaaaaaattatgtcaaACCATAtcttttaaaatataattttttaataaatataaaaacttGGGACATTTTAAGTCATTTCATCATCATCTGTCAACATGTACTAACATTGTTTGAGCTTGAAAcctctccccaaaaaaaaaaaaaaaaaNNNNNNNNNNNNNNNNNNNNaaaaaaaaaaaagagataatggAGAAATGTTGGGGCTGCCCCCAAACATATGGAAGGTGGAATGATTGACACATTCGCCATGAATTGAAAGACAATAATGTCCTTCCTATTGATGTTTCTACGTGTGTTTTCTATTGGTCCATACACTAGTGTAGGGGTTGTGCTCTGAGACAGAACGTTTTCTTGAAAAAGAAACCCGAAAGATAGCGTAGGAGTTAAATGATCATTTTACTCCTCATGAAAGACGGAAATGATCACATCCCTATTTATACTTTCACGCACATTCCTATTAACCTAGGCCTAGTGCAAGGGTCATGTTGCCTTCAGGAACCCTCTCTAGCTCTCCATTCCCATATGAGTATAGGAATCCcgtgtagaagaagaaatggagatgatgaggttAATAAAGTTACATGATGATGACGTGATGATGACGGTGTTAACCAAATTTTTCGAACATGAATCCAACCAAATTTTCGATCCTGTAGATGTACATACTtacaatgaaaaataaaaccattGGAACAACAATGAAGAGAAAATCCACGACCAGCGTGACCATGTAGACCTTCCAATCTTTGTGAATaacattttcatcatttttcttcGATGTCAAGGCTAGTGGAGGAGGGATGACCCAATCGATCATGCCAAATAGATGAAGGAACCCGTTCACCAAGTAGGAGACATGGAGGGGCTGGTGCCACGGGAACCGATAGAGACGTGGAGGCGGCAAGTATCAAACTTTCCTGGGAGATCGAACACAATCAGAGGAGACAGCTGATGGCGGGAAAGGATGATGCCAAGGCTGGTGGAGGAGGGATAGCCCAATCGATCATGCGAAATGGAGGAAGTAACCCGTTCACCAAGTAGGAGACGTGGAGGGTCTGGTGCCACGGGGAACCGATAGAGACGTGGAGGGGCTGGTGTTTGGAATATCGATCAATCGAAGCACCAACACTCACTGAAGGTGGGGATTGACCTCAAAAATGATGGGGACCTAAAATGTCTGCATGTTGGTGTTGGGGAGAGGTTGCTTTCAGAAAAGCATTTATTATGGATCTaagggatggaaagaagaggaagagatagaGATGACGTGTCGATGAAGTTACATGGAAAATGGATTGAATGTAAAGAGAACGTTAGATAAAGACATGACCACCAACAAGAGGAATAGTCTAAAAAGTAGCAACGAAGGAAGGATATGATAAGGGAGAAACCAGAGGATGAACACTAAACCATTAAACAGACAAACAGGACCAGTCATATATAGACTTAGTTCTTCTAGCTTCTTCCAGCTAATTCTTTAGCTTAATGCAGGGCCTGCTTTATTATGAATCACACACTATACCATTGATCAAGCAAAAGGCcctataattataataataactCAACCATTCCAACTAAATAGAGTGGGCTATATTGATACTTATCAATCAATCAGTTCTACTTAAGGTCAAACTTGACACAAAGCCTAAATTATATATCCATGTCTTTCTTCATCATTCCTCCCATAAACATTTTAGGTATTCCCcttcttcattttgctctttCCATATAAATCAAATCAGTCTCACCGTATGAGGCATCGAAAGGTCCCCATTAAACATAactatgccacctcaaacgactttctcattGCTTATCATATGTTAAAACTATtctcaaatcagctctaatttgatcatttcttattttatccttcctgATTTTTCTGCAAATATATCTCAACATTTTCACTTTTCTTATACTATGCTTTAGTATAAGAAAAAGAACTTTGTactatttttttcattctttaatCTGGCCCATTTGAAAATATCCAAAACGAAAAAATTCATCTCCTACTTCTTTAATTTTGTCCATCAATGGagtaaaaaaaatcatcaatgagACCCTGATGAGTAGAGCATGTAAATATGATGGACCACCTTAAATTAGTCTTTCTTGAAACCAGACAAGTCCACTGACCCAAGAAGTCCAAAAGCACTTTATCAAAATAGAATCTCTGTATAACTTTTGAACGTGGCTATGCTTGTTTCCTTCACCGAAATAATATCATGAGCCAACATTGATACACACTTCCATGAACGCCTAATGACAAAGCTTTGCTTGGAATTGAAGGACCACAAAGGCACAAATGGATGGTCATTTGCTCTTTTGAACTTTTCTAAAAGATTTATATGAATTTGCCTGCCACTTTAAGTAGACGTGCCATGAAAGATGAAGGACACGACAATGAGGCAAGTCTCCATGCTTGGCATGCACCTCTCatctccttctcccttctcattttattttttttccctttgaaaagaattttatttatcAGAAAAGTATTATTATGTAGAACCCAATTAACACAATCATAGTAATATTTTGACTTAGCTTAAAGTaaataaaatgacaaaaatactTATGCTAGTAAACTATtgctaaattagaaactaaatggAGTAATATtcatccgaaaaaaaaaaaatggagtaaTACCAACCCTCTtgctaaaacaaaaaatttgttATCACTCCTTCAACAATTCATAAACACTAAGATCTAAGTCTTAACCTATTACTGGATGGAGTTTCAACAACAACTAGGTCTAGAGAGAAGTTGTGAGCGTTATGTTCATGCATAATTTTCACACCAAGGTTAGCACAATTGACGATATTAGCTAAGTGTTAATTACATGACCTTGACTGTGGTTCTAACACTTAAAGCAGTAAAACAGATATCTATTGTAGGAAAAAATGTAAAGAACGAGAATTGTTGAAACTAACATATTAGGGGATCAATCAGCCAAAATACCATGAGAACTACGGATATTTAAGTTGTTCTTCACCGAATCTATAACCATCATTAGCAAATTTATTTTCAAGTGGTTTCCTTGATCAAACTTGAAATTACTAAGGAAGCATGCATAGCACTGAATATGAAGGTTACACCTAACATGTAAAATGGGTGCATAAGGATGTTCACAACCTGAATACAATCATGAAGCAGAAAGAACAGGAGATTCCTAGAGGCATACCATCAGAGATGCTTCTTTGACCGGTTGGGTAGATCAAAAATAAAGTACCAGCAGCTGCAACAAGAGCTGAATATGCTACAGCAATCCAAGGGGACATACCTAGATGGTAACTATGTGACCCATGTAACAAGCTACACTAAGAAATGTAGAATAATCAATTCAGAAGGACCGCTATTGTATAATCATTCATCAACGGATATCGTTCCTCATATTGGGTAAAATTGAAATCCTATGAAAGAGGTCTCACTTACAATAGCCCTTGAAAGCAGTAGAGTTCTCTTTGTACAGTCTCCCTGAATCCCTGTGTCAATGTTATAGATAATTATGAAAGTGGTCACACTTACATTCGGCTGTAAATCAATTTTGtcccttttattctctttcctccccCAAAAGGCACAGCTTGTACCTCATTCGGGCTGCAAATCAATTTTGCcccttttattctcttttctccccaaaAAAAGGCACAGCCTGTACCTCATTCCTGTTCAGATCGTTGAAGCAACTGATTCATTTCAACTCCCTCCCACAAAAACATATTTACACAGGATTTTGGTTCCAAGATATTGAATTAATACTAGAACCCAGCTTACAGAAACCAGTTTACCAAAATTTCAATCCAATGCCAACAAACTCTGCAGATCCTGTGAGAACAGATAGAACAAAAGCATAGCTGAGCAAGATGATGAAGGCAGTGACTGATGAAGCTGAGATGGTATCCACACACAAGTTTATCACCCCAGTAAGGACATTTGCCTGCAGAAAGAGATCCACTGAGTTAACCATGTTCAATTGAACCTAAATTAATGGTCTTTAAAcaagctaaaaaaaataatgggagTCTAAATTACCATTAGAAATGATGCCAGTAAATTCCGGTTGAATGCTTCTTCTAGTACCGATATCTTTTGTCCACCGGTGAAATCTGAAAGCAATAGAAGTCCTAACACCTGCAACATTATGTAATTGTATTACCAGCACAATTCTGACTTTATTAGAAAGAATTTTCCAAAAGGACAATGCTAATGTCACCATATAAATTTAGTCAACTCAAATAACCAAAATATTAAGATTTATTTTACCCAGACTTTTCTGAAGATCCTATCAATCATATAAACAGTATGGAACAAATATCTTAGAAGAAACAGGAAACGAGTTTCAAGCCCTATTTTATTTATCTCTGCCATCTAAAGTAGTTACTGTTATTCTCTGAAGTATCAACACCATTacgaaatatatatatatatattacaaagTCAATTAACAAATATTCTTTGATTCATACATAATCTTTTTCAGTATTAATAAATAACTATAGGACATGTACCAATTTCCTTGAAATAAAGTTTTAACACAATGCATCCTTGTGACATCATTGTTGGTGTTATTAGCTGTATGGGGAAGGGGGTGCGGGGACGAAGTCCCCACAGTACAGTAAGGTACGAACTAACCCGATGGATCGTCCCGAATCTTTTGTAACGTATATTATGGGCATTTTCATCTTTTCCCTTGTATTAGGGCTTCTATGTGTAAATGTATAAATAGGAGGCATGAGGTCTACTTTTTACCTAATCACGaatctccctttctctccatctcttgCAATGTCTCCTCTCTCTCCGGCCAGGATGATTGGGAAAGATCAAACCAATTTGAACCGCTCACATCACAGTGGTAGTAGCGTAAAGGCCGTAAGTCGGGGGGCGACCATAACATAAGGCTATTACtttcacatctctctctctctctctctctagatataGATATctagagagaaagggagatcCGCTGCGTGAGCAACCCGACTGTGCATTACATGTGCTCTACAGGCCGCACTCAATCTTTCTTCCCAACGAGCCCATTTTTCTTGATTTGGAAGATGGGCATTGCGTTCGGTTTGAAAGGCATGGTTTTCTACGGTTCTCTAGCAGGTTTGAgagtctgtctctctctctctcattctttcaTCAATCATGATCCAGCACTATTTTTCCGGTGTGGAGTAATGATCTTGGATTTCAAACTGGATTAGAATGATAACTGTTACAACCGCTTATCTTAAAAGCCACAGCAATGTGTATCAacatacaacaacaataacatcaCAGCTTTCTTAAAACAGGACACAATTCATATCCAAAAAAATAACTCTCCTTGTGCACagacccaaaaaaacaaaaaaaaaggatgagaaTAGCGAGCGAATATTAATATGCACAGGTCATTGAAACAGAAACCAATTACAAATGATCAAGCCTATATAATTTCATGTAGCATAAAGCACCATCCACTTTGTGGACCTCTCATCttgctgaaaaataaaaatcacacCAATGGATTTCGGATAGTAAAATTGGGAATTACCTGAAAGTTTTGTGCCAatacaaatgtaacatatgccAGGTTACACTGCACCACAAGTTCAATGTGAGGTTTAGCCAAATTATCCATAACTAATAATTAGCATGTTGTTACTAGAGACAAAATGATCAAGGCATTAAACAGAGCAGGTCTTCACCATTCTGCGAGAAACTTTTTCAACGTGCTTATCCAAAATTATAGTCAGGAACCTAAAACATGGATTGCAAACAAAAGGGTAAAGCATCAACCTTGATTATTTCAGATAATTTTGACATGAAGCAAAAGTTGAAAGGAGAAACCATCTTGCAACAGAAGACATACCAAAACAAGAAAGTAAGAATCCAGACTCTCTTCCTCGCCCATTGAATGTTCCTCATAGAAGTGGAATCATTTCCAAAGAATAGATAGTTTCCCAATTGGATACCAACGAGATAAAGACCC comes from Macadamia integrifolia cultivar HAES 741 unplaced genomic scaffold, SCU_Mint_v3 scaffold2153, whole genome shotgun sequence and encodes:
- the LOC122065913 gene encoding cell number regulator 10-like, with the translated sequence MYSSEKSDDQKSTPASSATTAPATGTPVSSAPAPWSSGLCDCFTDLKSCCLTFWCPCVAFGQISEIVDEGSSSCVLNGAIYALILYCTGGCQFWYSCCYRSKMRGLYNLEEGPCGDCLVHFCCEPCAICQEYRELESRGFDVCIGWHANIAKKNRELAMPPVVQEGMTR